From a region of the Pseudodesulfovibrio senegalensis genome:
- the fliD gene encoding flagellar filament capping protein FliD — protein sequence MSYISSVSSTTYSPISTSGSITFSGLGNGTDFDEIREAQVEAQSVQLETYEADLEETEYIVDLLEDLQEEFEALEDTLSEYDDPDEFIEMGVTTTDDDAVSVEATGEAREGSYELEINQLARYDVWATTGYTYDSTDTIITTTDTQLTFTYGDETIAVDVAAGTTLQGLVDSINRDSDASEAVEASLLSDGDEYYFFLSGQDTGADNTITLTDTGTIDGFDLSNFENTQEACNAQIKVDGFPPGEDTWLERDSNEIDDVIDGVEVNLRDTTDGSTLTINVEYDEDAIKEKIYDFVEEVNQIILDIQTLTGRLEDAANVESGDDADEAADDDDADDVTYTVDNYVTDFIYDSIKNVLSTQGIGTYYDYDSGVGDYYNSLAMLGFYTDTDEGSDTFGQLQDDEDALDAALDDDPGAVARLFCASGEATTYSDDLKVTSWVDSLTEGGAYDVSYTVSGGVITEAYIDGEAATIDGTTLFASSSDSGSQGLYLQATNLSDGDHSGTVYVKQGKVGEMIDVISELSAGDGVLATQIEYYEESVSSLEDSIYSEELRLDNLNTRLKEKYSALDSMLSYYTNMQSMIASLTST from the coding sequence ATGAGTTATATTTCGTCTGTCAGCAGCACCACGTACTCGCCCATCAGCACGTCGGGCAGCATCACCTTTTCCGGGCTGGGCAACGGCACCGATTTTGACGAGATTCGCGAAGCGCAGGTCGAGGCCCAGAGCGTCCAGTTGGAAACCTATGAGGCGGACCTTGAAGAGACTGAGTACATTGTGGACCTTCTGGAGGACCTTCAGGAGGAGTTCGAGGCGCTTGAGGATACCCTGTCCGAGTATGACGACCCTGACGAATTCATCGAGATGGGCGTGACCACCACGGATGACGATGCCGTGAGCGTGGAGGCCACGGGTGAAGCCCGCGAAGGGTCGTACGAACTGGAGATCAATCAGTTGGCGCGTTATGACGTGTGGGCAACCACCGGCTACACCTACGATTCCACCGATACGATCATAACCACTACCGACACCCAACTGACCTTCACCTACGGCGACGAGACCATAGCCGTGGACGTTGCCGCAGGCACCACCCTGCAGGGATTGGTGGACAGCATCAACCGCGATTCCGATGCCAGTGAAGCCGTGGAAGCCAGCCTGCTCAGCGATGGGGATGAATACTATTTTTTCCTTTCCGGTCAGGACACCGGGGCGGACAATACCATAACTCTTACCGACACGGGTACCATCGACGGTTTTGACCTGAGCAATTTCGAGAATACGCAGGAGGCCTGCAACGCCCAGATCAAGGTGGACGGCTTCCCCCCGGGTGAGGATACCTGGCTGGAACGCGATTCCAACGAGATCGACGATGTCATCGACGGCGTGGAAGTGAATCTGCGCGACACCACGGACGGCAGTACCCTGACCATCAACGTGGAATACGACGAAGACGCCATCAAGGAGAAGATTTACGATTTCGTGGAGGAGGTGAACCAGATCATACTGGACATCCAGACCCTGACCGGCCGTCTTGAGGACGCTGCCAACGTGGAAAGCGGCGACGATGCTGACGAGGCCGCGGATGACGACGACGCTGACGACGTCACCTACACCGTGGACAACTATGTTACCGATTTCATTTACGACAGCATCAAGAACGTTTTGTCCACGCAAGGAATCGGCACCTATTACGACTATGATTCCGGCGTGGGTGATTATTACAATAGCCTTGCCATGCTGGGGTTCTACACGGATACGGACGAGGGCTCGGATACGTTCGGCCAGTTGCAGGACGACGAGGACGCGCTGGATGCGGCCCTTGACGATGATCCCGGGGCCGTGGCCCGGCTGTTCTGTGCCTCGGGCGAGGCTACAACCTATTCGGATGATCTCAAGGTCACTTCATGGGTCGACAGCCTGACCGAGGGTGGCGCGTATGATGTCTCCTACACCGTGTCGGGCGGCGTGATCACCGAGGCATACATCGATGGGGAAGCCGCCACCATCGACGGCACCACCCTGTTTGCCTCGTCCAGCGATTCCGGCTCGCAGGGTTTGTATCTTCAGGCCACCAATCTGTCCGACGGCGACCACTCGGGCACGGTGTACGTGAAGCAGGGCAAGGTCGGCGAGATGATCGACGTGATCAGTGAACTGAGCGCGGGCGACGGCGTGCTGGCCACGCAGATCGAATATTACGAGGAGTCGGTCAGCAGTCTTGAGGATTCCATCTATTCCGAGGAGTTGCGGCTGGACAACCTCAATACGCGCCTGAAGGAAAAGTATTCGGCGCTGGATTCCATGCTTTCCTATTATACCAATATGCAGTCCATGATCGCCTCATTGACTTCGACCTAG
- the rlmD gene encoding 23S rRNA (uracil(1939)-C(5))-methyltransferase RlmD, with amino-acid sequence MQKGEMIECGVEALAFGGDGIARVDGMAVFVQRGLPGQRVRARLTLVKKRFAKAVVEEVLEQTPHFVEPQCPHFGVCGGCVWQDLAYSEQLAWKSRQVSDALARIGGVEPEMLEPVPSPAVFGYRNKMEFAFAGGRADEPLRLGLHARTEPGRKGQGAVFDVERCPLCSERTMDVLREARLLCQESGIAAYDPASGRGYWRHLVVRHTGTDQLMAHLITADDPKLHKDAARIVEALHASIPGMDSCVHSSRRSRNTLAFGERVHHVSGSKYIEERLLRGDTAVRYRISANSFFQTNTQGASDLYDAVLHMGGFSADQTVLDLYCGAGGIGLFLAGVVRRVVGFELSPDAVRDAYANARMNGLENCEYHAGSLEDGLNLDSLPRPDVVVCDPPRSGMHEPVVKALLALRPKRIVAVSCDPATLARDCSRLAPQYSVVRAQAVDLFAHTHHVETVAILERADFD; translated from the coding sequence ATGCAAAAAGGCGAAATGATCGAATGTGGCGTTGAGGCTTTGGCTTTTGGCGGCGACGGCATTGCCCGCGTGGACGGCATGGCCGTTTTCGTGCAGCGCGGCCTGCCCGGCCAGCGCGTGCGCGCACGGTTGACGTTGGTGAAGAAACGGTTTGCCAAGGCCGTGGTGGAAGAGGTGCTGGAACAGACCCCGCATTTCGTGGAACCGCAATGCCCGCATTTTGGCGTGTGCGGCGGATGCGTATGGCAGGATCTGGCCTATTCGGAACAACTGGCCTGGAAATCCCGGCAGGTGTCGGATGCGTTGGCGCGCATCGGCGGCGTGGAACCGGAAATGCTGGAGCCCGTGCCCTCTCCCGCAGTGTTCGGCTACCGCAACAAGATGGAATTCGCCTTTGCCGGAGGGCGTGCGGATGAGCCGCTGCGCCTGGGCCTGCATGCGCGTACCGAACCGGGACGCAAGGGGCAAGGAGCCGTATTCGATGTGGAGCGGTGCCCGCTGTGTTCGGAACGGACCATGGATGTGCTGCGCGAGGCGCGACTCTTGTGTCAGGAATCCGGCATTGCGGCGTATGATCCCGCCTCAGGGCGTGGCTATTGGCGGCATCTGGTGGTGCGGCATACGGGTACAGACCAACTCATGGCCCATCTGATCACTGCGGACGACCCCAAGCTGCACAAGGACGCCGCGCGCATTGTCGAGGCCCTGCACGCCTCGATTCCGGGCATGGATTCCTGTGTGCATTCCAGCCGCCGTAGCCGCAATACCCTGGCCTTTGGCGAGCGCGTGCATCATGTCAGCGGCAGCAAATACATTGAGGAGCGTTTGCTGCGCGGCGATACGGCCGTGCGCTACCGTATATCCGCCAACTCGTTTTTCCAGACCAATACGCAAGGTGCCTCGGACCTGTACGATGCCGTGTTGCACATGGGCGGTTTCAGCGCGGACCAGACCGTGCTGGACCTGTACTGCGGGGCCGGCGGCATCGGTCTTTTCCTTGCGGGTGTGGTTCGCAGGGTAGTCGGTTTCGAGCTTTCGCCGGACGCGGTGCGCGATGCGTATGCCAACGCCCGCATGAACGGGCTTGAAAATTGCGAGTATCATGCCGGGAGTCTTGAAGACGGGCTGAATCTTGATTCGTTACCCCGGCCGGACGTGGTGGTCTGCGACCCGCCGAGGTCCGGCATGCATGAACCGGTGGTCAAGGCGTTGCTCGCATTGCGGCCCAAACGCATCGTGGCGGTTTCCTGCGATCCCGCCACTCTTGCCCGTGACTGTTCGCGGCTTGCCCCGCAGTATTCAGTGGTTCGGGCACAAGCTGTGGACCTTTTTGCGCACACGCATCATGTGGAGACCGTTGCCATTCTGGAGCGCGCCGATTTCGACTGA
- a CDS encoding HD domain-containing protein, giving the protein MSVIVRKSLLELIFTGAFMKRWNDKLRPMELVEVDKQAHKMLVAWLLFVINSRDMDVARRRALGEAVVEGGLFDYLYRLVITDIKPPVFYKIKENREDYRKLTEWVLSELTPRISPLGPEFRERMTAYLMEPEDKGLARRILQASHLYASYSEFKLLKAINEMDHELTGIEQSFLDRLGALSDIRGVSDLLDEEGTVLGKFARMCGRLRFQKRWSQTPRVPETSVLGHMYIVAAYSWFFSIEVGACRARMQNNFFSGLVHDLPELLTRDIISPVKGASPEMADLIRDYELRELERVVLKPLRDGGYEDIAGRMAYFLGLEVGSEFKSSIQRDGCIEEVTSAQLAANCNHDSLDPKDGELLKVCDSLAAYIEAHTALRNGISSDQLHQALYRIRQRYHDNPTVAGVQISALLADFD; this is encoded by the coding sequence ATGTCCGTCATCGTCCGTAAAAGCCTGCTGGAACTCATTTTCACCGGCGCGTTCATGAAACGCTGGAACGACAAGCTGCGGCCCATGGAATTGGTGGAAGTGGACAAACAGGCCCACAAGATGCTGGTGGCGTGGTTGCTGTTCGTCATCAATTCGCGGGACATGGACGTGGCGCGCAGGCGTGCGCTGGGCGAGGCCGTGGTGGAAGGCGGTCTGTTCGATTACCTGTACCGTCTGGTCATCACGGACATCAAGCCGCCGGTTTTCTACAAGATCAAGGAAAACCGGGAAGATTATCGGAAGCTTACCGAATGGGTGCTCAGCGAGCTGACCCCGCGCATCAGCCCCTTGGGACCGGAGTTCCGCGAGCGCATGACCGCCTATCTCATGGAGCCGGAAGACAAGGGCTTGGCCCGCCGTATTTTGCAGGCCTCGCACCTGTACGCCAGCTATTCCGAGTTCAAGCTGCTCAAAGCCATCAACGAGATGGACCATGAATTGACCGGGATCGAGCAGAGTTTTCTGGACCGGCTGGGTGCGCTTTCGGACATCAGGGGTGTTTCCGACCTTCTGGATGAGGAGGGCACTGTGCTGGGCAAGTTCGCCCGCATGTGCGGCCGCCTGCGGTTTCAGAAGCGGTGGTCCCAGACCCCGCGCGTCCCCGAGACATCGGTGCTGGGGCATATGTACATCGTGGCTGCCTATTCGTGGTTTTTCAGCATCGAAGTGGGCGCGTGCCGGGCGCGCATGCAGAACAACTTCTTTTCCGGATTGGTGCACGACCTGCCCGAACTGCTGACCCGCGACATCATTTCTCCGGTCAAGGGTGCGTCCCCGGAAATGGCGGACCTGATTCGCGATTACGAATTGCGCGAGCTGGAGCGCGTGGTGCTCAAACCGTTGCGGGATGGTGGCTACGAAGACATAGCCGGCCGCATGGCCTATTTCCTGGGTCTGGAGGTCGGCTCCGAATTCAAGAGTTCCATCCAGCGCGACGGCTGCATCGAGGAGGTCACTTCCGCCCAACTGGCCGCCAACTGCAACCACGACTCGCTGGACCCCAAGGACGGCGAACTGCTCAAGGTCTGCGACAGCCTCGCCGCCTACATCGAGGCGCACACCGCGCTCAGAAACGGCATTTCCTCGGACCAGTTGCATCAGGCCCTGTACCGCATTCGTCAGCGTTATCACGATAACCCCACGGTGGCCGGAGTCCAGATCAGCGCACTGCTGGCCGATTTCGACTAA
- the cbiM gene encoding cobalt transporter CbiM — translation MHISEGVLAAPVLLSGAALTVVGTAVGLRRMDYDRIMGVAILSAAFFVASLVHVPVGPSSAHLILNGLLGLVLGWAAFPSILVALLLQAVLFQYGGLTVLGLNTFTMAAPAVLCYYLFRPLLRNGKAAVGAFLVGFCSVLLSALFAASALALSGEAFVPLAAGLVAAHIPIMVVEGFITMFAYSFLARVKPEVLQGITA, via the coding sequence ATGCATATTTCCGAAGGGGTCCTGGCTGCCCCGGTTCTCTTGTCCGGTGCGGCGTTGACCGTGGTCGGAACTGCGGTGGGCCTCAGGCGCATGGATTACGACCGCATCATGGGGGTGGCCATCCTGTCCGCGGCTTTTTTCGTGGCCTCGCTGGTGCATGTGCCTGTAGGGCCGTCCAGCGCACACCTGATCCTCAACGGCCTGCTCGGTCTTGTGTTGGGTTGGGCCGCGTTTCCTTCCATATTGGTTGCGCTTTTGTTGCAGGCCGTGCTGTTCCAGTACGGCGGGTTGACCGTTCTGGGACTGAACACCTTTACCATGGCCGCTCCCGCCGTGCTTTGCTACTACCTGTTCCGGCCGCTTTTGCGCAACGGCAAGGCCGCTGTCGGGGCGTTTCTGGTGGGCTTTTGCTCCGTGCTTCTCAGCGCGCTGTTCGCAGCCTCGGCCCTGGCTCTTTCCGGCGAAGCGTTTGTGCCGCTGGCGGCCGGTTTGGTAGCCGCTCATATTCCGATTATGGTCGTGGAAGGGTTTATCACCATGTTCGCCTATTCATTTCTTGCGCGGGTCAAACCCGAGGTTCTGCAAGGAATAACAGCATAA
- a CDS encoding RrF2 family transcriptional regulator produces the protein MRLTTRSRYGTRMALDIAQNGATSPVRISDIAQRQGVSVKYLEKLIRELKQAGFIRSKRGPRGGHMLAKDPGEITVGEIVRVLEGDISLVECGTDESSCPRFADCVTRNLWVQASEAMYNRLNAITLDDLLRDLDDCSDPSNRNPSLK, from the coding sequence ATGAGATTGACGACGCGAAGCAGGTATGGAACCCGCATGGCCTTGGATATTGCGCAAAACGGTGCAACCAGTCCGGTGCGAATCAGCGATATAGCCCAACGTCAGGGCGTATCGGTCAAGTATCTTGAAAAGCTCATTCGCGAGCTGAAGCAGGCGGGATTCATCCGCAGCAAGCGCGGGCCGCGCGGCGGGCATATGCTGGCCAAGGACCCCGGCGAGATTACCGTGGGCGAGATCGTGCGCGTTCTCGAGGGAGACATTTCTCTGGTGGAGTGTGGAACGGACGAATCCTCGTGTCCGCGTTTTGCCGACTGTGTGACGCGCAATCTTTGGGTGCAGGCTTCCGAAGCCATGTACAACAGACTCAACGCAATCACGTTGGACGACCTTTTGCGCGATCTGGACGACTGTTCCGATCCTTCCAACAGGAATCCGTCGCTCAAATAA
- a CDS encoding flavodoxin family protein, with product MILGIEGSPRQKGNSHKLLEAILSGAAEKGQDCEDAHLRDFRFEPCVGCERCRRDKICTRFSDGMTLLYPRLQQSRGLVLVSPVHNYNVTAWVKAFIDRLYCFYDFTDERPRGWSSRLAGQGRKAVIAAIAEQENKHDMGFAMDAMRLPLEAHGFEIVQEISVLRLFDRGIVSRHADILEQARQAGMRLADSLEQ from the coding sequence ATGATTCTCGGTATTGAAGGCAGTCCGCGTCAGAAAGGAAATTCACACAAGTTGCTTGAGGCGATCCTTTCCGGGGCGGCCGAAAAGGGTCAGGATTGTGAAGATGCACACTTGCGGGATTTTCGTTTCGAACCCTGCGTGGGGTGTGAGCGGTGCCGTCGCGACAAGATCTGTACTCGGTTCAGCGACGGCATGACCCTGCTGTATCCCCGGCTGCAACAGTCTCGGGGGTTGGTGCTTGTGTCACCTGTGCACAATTACAATGTGACCGCATGGGTGAAGGCGTTCATTGATCGCCTGTACTGCTTCTACGATTTTACGGACGAACGGCCGAGGGGGTGGTCAAGCCGCCTGGCCGGGCAGGGGCGAAAGGCCGTGATTGCTGCCATAGCCGAGCAGGAAAACAAGCATGACATGGGTTTTGCCATGGACGCCATGCGCTTGCCGCTGGAGGCTCATGGATTTGAAATCGTGCAAGAGATAAGCGTGTTACGCCTGTTCGACCGTGGTATCGTTTCCCGCCATGCGGATATTCTGGAGCAGGCCCGGCAGGCCGGAATGCGTCTTGCCGATTCCCTTGAGCAATAA
- a CDS encoding cytochrome c3 family protein has translation MKQRYIPITVIVAILAALAVAGGAMPEQAQVVPARTVMDNNGGRVIFSHRIHADEYGFECADCHHDDIGQERPVSCGSCHPKAFDETFRSEHFKAFSSEDACLRCHDDVPGETLAEEDRPDTGNIPLRADAFHAQCMDCHEENGGPYGAESCYQCHAR, from the coding sequence TTGAAGCAGAGATACATCCCCATAACAGTGATCGTCGCCATACTGGCCGCCCTGGCCGTGGCCGGTGGCGCCATGCCGGAGCAGGCGCAAGTGGTCCCGGCGCGTACGGTCATGGACAACAACGGCGGCAGAGTCATCTTTTCCCACCGCATCCATGCCGACGAATACGGCTTCGAATGTGCGGACTGTCATCACGACGATATCGGTCAGGAGAGGCCCGTGTCCTGCGGTTCCTGCCATCCCAAGGCTTTTGACGAAACATTTCGCTCCGAGCACTTCAAGGCTTTTTCGAGCGAGGATGCCTGTCTGCGCTGCCACGACGACGTGCCCGGCGAGACATTGGCCGAGGAGGACAGGCCGGACACCGGGAATATTCCGCTTCGGGCCGATGCGTTTCATGCCCAGTGCATGGACTGCCACGAGGAAAATGGCGGTCCCTATGGCGCCGAGTCCTGCTACCAGTGCCATGCGAGGTAA
- a CDS encoding 4Fe-4S dicluster domain-containing protein, protein MLRIHYSLESQLKDGIADIAAPEELSIQVRNLVLKTAKRKKVGFGSTIAEHPSQSGGAFHAAASGTVRDLDYHHLVIACGEGGDDAEPVNVASLQPGRELLRTLQELGIDIAVLSSRAETLVINGMNPEPGVSVAEQMLADEMENLEAGLDVACALIEPQRTILAVADASEYRLPGTTPQSIKAKYPNSLDALVVKAVTGEEFPSNAKIMSVMDLYALGRVVRTGLPVTETVMTIEGRNYRVPIGTPIRHLLSCLGIKAASGDTVVLGGSFRGEAVYSLDEGVRKGDYGMFVISSDAFPHVQDVSCINCGECVLNCPGRIQPNLISRYAEYEMFEMAEKHGLHSCFECGLCAFSCTMRRPLLQYIRFAKDQLRAAGRSEQA, encoded by the coding sequence ATGCTTAGAATACATTATTCTCTTGAATCCCAACTGAAGGATGGCATCGCCGATATTGCGGCGCCCGAGGAATTGAGCATTCAGGTACGCAACCTCGTGCTCAAGACGGCCAAGCGCAAGAAGGTGGGGTTCGGTTCCACCATTGCCGAGCATCCTTCCCAGTCGGGCGGCGCATTTCATGCCGCTGCTTCGGGTACGGTTCGTGATCTGGACTACCATCACCTCGTCATTGCCTGTGGCGAGGGTGGCGACGATGCGGAGCCTGTGAACGTGGCCTCGCTGCAGCCGGGCAGGGAGCTTCTGCGCACCCTGCAGGAGCTGGGCATTGATATCGCGGTGCTTTCGTCCCGTGCGGAAACGCTGGTCATCAACGGCATGAACCCGGAACCGGGAGTTTCCGTGGCCGAGCAAATGCTGGCAGACGAAATGGAGAACCTCGAGGCCGGGCTGGATGTTGCCTGCGCCCTGATCGAGCCGCAGCGCACGATCCTTGCGGTTGCCGACGCATCGGAATACCGCCTGCCGGGCACCACCCCCCAATCCATCAAGGCCAAGTATCCCAACTCCCTGGACGCCCTGGTGGTCAAGGCCGTGACCGGCGAGGAGTTTCCGTCCAATGCCAAGATCATGAGCGTCATGGATCTGTATGCGCTGGGCCGGGTGGTTCGTACGGGCCTGCCCGTCACCGAAACCGTGATGACCATCGAGGGCCGCAACTACCGTGTGCCCATCGGCACCCCCATCCGCCACCTGCTTTCCTGTCTGGGCATAAAGGCCGCGTCCGGCGACACCGTGGTGCTTGGCGGATCGTTTCGTGGTGAAGCCGTGTACAGCCTCGACGAAGGCGTCAGAAAGGGCGATTACGGCATGTTCGTCATTTCGTCCGACGCCTTCCCCCACGTGCAGGATGTGAGCTGCATCAACTGCGGCGAGTGCGTGCTCAACTGTCCGGGTCGCATACAGCCCAACCTCATCAGCCGCTATGCGGAATACGAGATGTTCGAAATGGCCGAAAAGCATGGCCTGCACAGTTGTTTTGAATGCGGATTGTGCGCCTTTTCCTGCACCATGAGAAGACCGCTGTTGCAGTACATCCGTTTTGCCAAGGATCAGCTCAGGGCCGCAGGCCGGAGTGAGCAGGCCTAG
- a CDS encoding RnfABCDGE type electron transport complex subunit D: MTPPIIKAMSDIATRLTVSPAPHWRCGRTLHAMMRAHLAALLPALLAGVYMFGLPAAATVGVAGSVAVLTEVLCLRMQGRDVDVDNFTALYAGILFAFLLPATAPWWVAAAGAVVTIVLGRTVFGGFGCNPVCAPLVAWAFCRMSWPAAMDIDLNLAHFMSNDPVYQLQRFGVEALSQFDYVDLLLGRQLGGLGASQVAALLVGGGFLLITKWIRWYIPVSFVLGVSAVSTLFWFIDPGTYAPPLFHLLAGSTVFGALFLATDTASSPVGKLPQFLFGLIAGSLVVIIRVYGAFPDGVPFAIMLTNLLSPLLDRVRPKPFGGK; this comes from the coding sequence ATGACTCCTCCCATAATAAAGGCCATGTCCGACATTGCGACCCGGCTGACCGTGTCGCCCGCGCCCCACTGGCGCTGCGGACGGACCCTGCACGCCATGATGCGCGCCCATCTGGCGGCGCTGCTTCCGGCATTGCTTGCCGGTGTATACATGTTCGGTCTTCCTGCGGCCGCCACGGTCGGAGTGGCCGGTTCCGTGGCCGTATTGACCGAAGTGCTCTGCCTGCGCATGCAGGGCCGCGACGTGGACGTGGACAATTTCACGGCCCTGTATGCGGGCATCCTGTTCGCGTTCCTGTTGCCGGCAACCGCCCCGTGGTGGGTCGCCGCAGCAGGTGCGGTGGTAACCATCGTGCTCGGACGCACCGTATTTGGCGGGTTCGGGTGCAACCCGGTCTGCGCGCCGCTGGTGGCGTGGGCCTTTTGCCGCATGTCCTGGCCCGCAGCCATGGACATCGATCTGAACCTCGCCCATTTCATGAGCAACGATCCTGTCTATCAGTTGCAGCGGTTCGGCGTGGAAGCCCTGAGCCAGTTCGATTATGTGGATCTTCTTTTGGGGAGGCAGCTGGGCGGCCTCGGCGCCTCCCAGGTGGCGGCCCTGCTGGTGGGTGGCGGCTTCCTGCTGATCACCAAATGGATCCGCTGGTACATTCCCGTGTCCTTCGTGCTGGGCGTAAGCGCGGTTTCCACTCTGTTCTGGTTCATTGATCCGGGTACCTATGCGCCGCCCCTGTTTCACCTGTTGGCGGGCAGCACGGTCTTCGGCGCGCTGTTTCTGGCCACGGACACGGCCTCCAGCCCGGTGGGCAAGCTGCCCCAGTTCCTGTTCGGCCTCATCGCCGGTTCCCTTGTCGTGATCATCCGCGTGTACGGCGCGTTCCCGGACGGCGTTCCCTTTGCCATCATGCTGACCAACCTGCTCAGCCCGCTGCTGGACAGGGTGCGTCCCAAACCTTTCGGGGGAAAATAG
- the rnfG gene encoding RnfABCDGE type electron transport complex subunit G: protein MREIVHMLVVLSMICAGSGALLVNLKKATKSQIEQQVLTYVQGPALLSVLEDRDNDPIAERVTVGDVTVFPARKDGKLVGVAMETFAPGYSGDIGVMVGFDVAEDELLGIGITTQTETPGLGTRIMDPGFTGRFRGHDLDSMQVSSKGGDIDVITGATYSSTGTVDAVRKAIETYNALKPEIQKALQAS from the coding sequence ATGCGTGAAATCGTACATATGCTTGTTGTGCTGTCCATGATCTGCGCCGGTTCCGGCGCCTTGCTGGTGAACCTGAAAAAAGCCACCAAAAGTCAGATCGAGCAGCAGGTGCTGACCTATGTTCAGGGCCCTGCGCTGCTTTCCGTACTTGAAGACCGCGACAACGACCCCATTGCCGAGCGCGTGACCGTGGGCGACGTGACCGTGTTTCCGGCCCGGAAGGACGGAAAGCTGGTGGGCGTGGCCATGGAAACCTTTGCGCCGGGGTATTCCGGCGATATCGGCGTGATGGTAGGATTCGACGTGGCCGAGGATGAACTGCTCGGCATCGGCATCACCACCCAGACCGAAACCCCGGGACTGGGAACCCGCATCATGGACCCCGGCTTTACCGGCAGGTTCAGGGGTCACGATCTCGACAGCATGCAGGTTTCCTCCAAGGGCGGGGACATCGACGTCATTACCGGGGCCACCTATTCGTCCACGGGCACGGTGGATGCCGTGCGCAAGGCCATCGAGACTTACAATGCCCTCAAGCCCGAGATTCAGAAGGCCTTGCAGGCTTCCTAG
- the rsxE gene encoding electron transport complex subunit RsxE — translation MNTIFKEFIKGLWEELPPFRVLLGLCPTLAVTSTAENGLGMGAAVVFVLTMSNLIISALRKIIPAKVRIACFIVIAASLVVTVELLMQAYAYPLYQKLGIFVPLIVVNCLILGRAEAFASRNAILPSIADALGMGLGFMLSLTFLGGLREALGNGTVFGVPVMWETFKPASVMVMAPGAFVALGFILAGMNAFNRYQSRKKGGVEPVSQNSTCASCGACDSCK, via the coding sequence ATGAACACCATATTCAAGGAATTCATCAAGGGGCTTTGGGAAGAACTGCCGCCGTTTCGCGTGCTGCTCGGCCTGTGCCCCACGCTGGCCGTCACATCCACGGCGGAAAACGGTCTGGGCATGGGCGCGGCCGTCGTGTTCGTGCTGACCATGTCCAACCTGATCATTTCGGCCCTGCGAAAGATCATTCCGGCCAAGGTCCGCATCGCCTGCTTCATCGTCATCGCGGCCTCGCTGGTGGTCACCGTGGAATTGCTCATGCAGGCCTACGCCTATCCACTGTACCAGAAGCTGGGCATCTTCGTGCCGCTCATCGTGGTCAACTGCCTGATTCTGGGCCGCGCCGAGGCTTTCGCATCCAGAAACGCCATCCTGCCGTCCATTGCAGACGCGTTGGGCATGGGCCTCGGGTTCATGCTCTCCCTGACCTTTCTGGGCGGGCTGCGTGAAGCGCTGGGCAACGGCACCGTGTTCGGCGTTCCGGTCATGTGGGAAACCTTCAAGCCCGCCTCGGTCATGGTCATGGCGCCGGGCGCATTCGTGGCGCTGGGATTCATCCTTGCGGGCATGAACGCGTTCAACCGCTATCAGAGCCGCAAGAAGGGCGGCGTCGAGCCGGTTTCCCAGAACTCCACCTGCGCATCCTGCGGTGCGTGCGATTCCTGCAAATAG
- a CDS encoding electron transport complex protein RnfA, producing the protein MEYFLLFISAVFINNIVLVQYLGACPFMGTSKSTDVALGMGGAVIFVTVMATAFTWPLQHYVLIPYDIEYLQTIVFILVIASLVQFVEMFLKRAIPPLYKSLGLFLPLITTNCAVMGVAIMVQRNSYSFIKSLVYGLASGVGFLIALVIISAIRERLDIAPVPAVFRGVPIALIMAGVMSLAFIAFQGMAA; encoded by the coding sequence ATGGAATACTTCCTGCTCTTCATATCCGCCGTTTTCATCAACAACATCGTGCTGGTCCAGTACCTCGGGGCCTGTCCGTTCATGGGCACCTCCAAGTCCACGGACGTGGCGCTGGGCATGGGCGGCGCGGTCATATTCGTCACCGTCATGGCCACGGCCTTTACCTGGCCCCTGCAGCACTACGTGCTCATTCCCTACGATATCGAATACCTCCAGACCATCGTCTTCATCCTGGTCATCGCCTCGCTGGTGCAGTTCGTGGAGATGTTCCTGAAAAGGGCCATTCCGCCGCTGTACAAGTCTCTGGGCCTGTTCCTGCCGCTCATCACCACGAACTGCGCGGTCATGGGCGTGGCCATCATGGTGCAGCGCAACAGCTATTCGTTCATCAAGTCCCTGGTCTACGGCCTTGCCTCCGGCGTTGGTTTTCTCATTGCGCTGGTCATCATTTCCGCCATTCGCGAGCGGCTGGACATCGCTCCGGTCCCGGCGGTTTTCCGGGGCGTTCCCATCGCCCTGATCATGGCAGGTGTCATGTCGCTGGCCTTTATCGCCTTTCAGGGCATGGCCGCGTAA